A window of the Phaseolus vulgaris cultivar G19833 chromosome 5, P. vulgaris v2.0, whole genome shotgun sequence genome harbors these coding sequences:
- the LOC137834951 gene encoding non-specific lipid-transfer protein 8-like, translating to MKSSGALFPALVILILLVSTSEGAISCSDVIKDLRPCVSYLVSGSGQPPAACCSGAKALASAASTTEDKKAACNCIKSTSKSININSQLAQALPGNCGITLPVAISPNADCSKFG from the exons ATGAAATCCTCAGGAGCATTATTCCCTGCCCTTGTGATTCTGATCCTTCTTGTATCAACTTCAGAGGGTGCAATTTCATGCAGTGATGTGATAAAGGACTTGAGGCCTTGTGTGAGCTACTTGGTGAGTGGCAGTGGACAGCCACCAGCTGCATGTTGCTCAGGAGCCAAGGCTCTTGCATCTGCTGCATCAACCACTGAGGATAAGAAAGCTGCTTGTAACTGCATCAAATCCACTTCCAAGAGTATCAACATAAACTCACAATTGGCTCAGGCTCTTCCAGGGAACTGTGGAATAACCCTTCCTGTGGCTATCTCTCCCAATGCAGATTGTTCCAA GTTTGGTTGA
- the LOC137836160 gene encoding zinc finger BED domain-containing protein RICESLEEPER 4-like — protein MAKEEDINIPECENEIEKDDFENQSETVEGDKKKRDKTTTSDCWEYFTKIGVDKDGKERARCNSCNRIYLTGGRKYGTSHLNRHIMKCDKRKTEDVGQMILDMQGKLKGKKIDQVVHRELLSNLVIRHNLPYKFVEYPELRTWISYLCPDAIMISRNTVKADIGRMYIKEKTVLKELLVSIPSRICLTSDLWTSINTEVK, from the exons ATGGCTAAAGAAGAGGATATTAATATTCCCGAATGTGAAAATGAAATTGAGAAAGATGATTTTGAAAACCAATCTGAAACTGTTGAAGGTGACAAAAAGAAAAGGGATAAGACTACCACCTCTGATTGTTGGGAGTACTTTACTAAGATTGGGGTGGATAAAGATGGAAAAGAAAGGGCAAGGTGCAATAGTTGCAATAGAATATATCTAACTGGTGGAAGAAAATATGGCACTTCTCATTTAAATCGTCATATTATGAAAtgtgataaaagaaaaactgaAGATGTGGGTCAAATGATTTTAGATATGCAGGgaaagttgaaaggaaaaaagatAGATCAAGTTGTACATCGTGAATTGTTGTCTAATCTAGTTATTAGACATAATTTGCCTTATAAATTTGTTGAGTATCCCGAACTTAGGACTTGGATAAGCTACTTGTGTCCTGATGCAATTATGATTTCTAGGAACACTGTTAAGGCTGATATTGGGAGAAtgtatataaaagaaaagaCAGTGCTTAAGGAATTGCTTGTTTCTATTCCTAGTAGGATATGCTTAACTTCTGATTTATGGACATCTATTAATACTGAAG TTAAATAG
- the LOC137836223 gene encoding zinc finger BED domain-containing protein DAYSLEEPER-like: MAEFMIVKFQKYWDEYSVVLAFGAILDPRMKLETLSFCFEKIDSLTWELKLENIKQKLYKLFAEYSSKGLRATTSNTLKRKQGQSSSPSTSKPSLFYELKMRKLQVANQSGKTQLDTYLNEPTLDFDFLEHMDVLEWWKNNSQRFSDLALMARDLLSIPITTVASESAFSIASRILNKYRNSLLPENVEAIICTSSWKHGFSEDDGKDYNYQKVEDESSSKVASNVLEVEEDDIIAIA, translated from the exons ATGGCTGAATTTATGATagtcaaatttcaaaaatattgggATGAATATAGTGTTGTACTTGCATTTGGTGCAATTTTAGACCCAAGGATGAAGTTAGAAACATTGAGTTTTTGCTTTGAAAAAATTGATTCATTGACTTGGGAGTTGAAATTGGAAAACATCAAGCAAAAATTATACAAACTTTTTGCTGAATATTCTAGCAAAGGTTTGAGAGCAACAACATCAAATACTCTAAAGCGTAAGCAAGGACAATCTTCATCCCCATCTACTTCTAAACCAAGTCTTTTTTAT GAATTAAAAATGCGCAAGCTTCAAGTAGCTAATCAAAGTGGAAAAACACAACTTGACACTTATTTGAATGAGCCAACtttggattttgattttttggAGCATATGGATGTGTTAGAGTGGTGGAAAAATAATAGTCAACGTTTTTCGGATCTTGCTTTAATGGCTAGAGATTTGTTGAGTATTCCTATAACCACAGTTGCATCAGAATCTGCATTTAGCATTGCTTCTCGAATTCTTAACAAGTATAGGAATTCTCTTTTGCCTGAAAATGTGGAAGCAATTATTTGTACTTCTAGTTGGAAGCATGGATTTTCTGAag ATGATGGAAAAGATTATAATTATCAAAAAGTAGAAGATGAAAGCTCTTCTAAGGTTGCATCAAATGTTCTTGAAGTGGAAGAAGATGACATAATAGCAATTGCATAA